In the genome of Sardina pilchardus chromosome 14, fSarPil1.1, whole genome shotgun sequence, one region contains:
- the odf2a gene encoding outer dense fiber protein 2 isoform X1, with protein sequence MKKAMRTSPSSPPLHVHVSDNTPVHVHVKKSPKTSSPKKAKKKMNSDGLRPTAKVKTRVPWIPPGRSSTRVPSFKWEGPTHQLEITPLDDREPSPAALRLEDLSTDEEEVLHGRISQYEKKIDSLMTEVSSLKSEVELRRKEQLLERQSERLSVSQRVIAEQEEELAEVTKELEVTEFENSRLRESMDKILEESDFSRLEKESLLQEKDLLLKKLLEAELDGTAAAKQVSALRETVSRVSRSTSEKRLSGSDSSLMAKQKDLLLEKLETFEGTNRTLRHLLREQHGREMDSLRLMEQKDSLLKKLTDIEAENAQLRVKLQDKEKELEQLTSLLENEKENAKTTSELSKVLESTRAHLQGQLRSKEAENNRLSVQIKNLERTANQQQGEMDHLQAQLRGLRERADGDKEALKRATRAQKHRAERSEDAAGQLGAKLMEIEAQLADAVSAAETWSNRHAKEVKVKSQMETEISILNRRILDLTEQLQHVEDKSRVEREGLLDRLHGLTTDSTSARLENQSLKATLNTLEEKLSLSQSEVQQVKSSVKQYESLVDSYKAQLQKARVEADDYSLRLEKAEREARAVREELDQEIEQVKKGLLERLAELEPLPEALRRSELQLQEAQEHERAQDRKTSDMTNALAELRMKLEQQASQLEMVRHKNMVLLEENKQLQHRVEALDRKLEESLAQNRELMQVISKREETIHTNQVRLEEKSRECAVLTRQLEEALEDARKQVTQTRERAVSKERSTQSKVLDLETQLSRTTTELSQLRRTKEEAERRYQSRLQDVKDRLEQSDSTNRSLQNYVQFLKASYASVFGDSALTSSFRPPSPL encoded by the exons ATG AAGAAAGCAATGAGAACAAGCCCCTCTTCACCTCCGTTGCATGTGCACGTGTCAGACAACACACCTGTGCATGTCCATGTGAAGAAGAGTCCGAAGACCAGTTCACCCAAGAAG GCAAAGAAAAAGATGAACTCTGATGGTTTGCGTCCCACGGCCAAGGTGAAGACGCGGGTGCCATGGATACCCCCTGGCAGGAGCTCCACTCGGGTGCCCTCGTTCAAGTGGGAG GGGCCGACACACCAGCTGGAGATCACCCCTCTCGATGACCGCGAGCCGTCCCCTGCAGCGCTGCGCCTGGAGGACCTGTCCACTGACGAGGAGGAGGTCCTGCACGGCCGCATCAGCCAGTACGAGAAGAAGATCGATAGCCTGATGACGGAGGTCAGCTCACTCAAGAGTGAG GTGGAGTTGCGCAGAAAGGAGCAGCTCCTGGAGCGTCAGTCTGAGAGACTCAGTGTTTCCCAACGGGTCATCGCTGAGCAGGAAGAGGAATTGGCTGAGGTCACCAAAGAGCTGGAGGTCACGGAGTTTGAAAATTCCCGCCTCCGGGAGTCTATGGATAAGATCCTGGAGGAGTCGGACTTCAGCAG gctGGAGAAGGAGAGTCTGCTGCAGGAGAAGGACCTGCTCCTCAAGAAGCTTCTGGAGGCTGAGCTGGACGGCACAGCAGCTGCTAAGCAGGTGTCCGCACTCAGGGAGACGGTCAGCCGCGTGTCCCGCAGCACCAGT GAGAAGAGGCTGTCAGGGTCTGACTCCTCACTCATGGCTAAACAGAAGGATCTGCTTCTAGAGAAGCTGGAGACGTTTGAAGGCACCAATCGGACACTTCGCCACCTCCTGAGGGAGCAGCATGGGCGCGAG ATGGACTCATTACGTCTAATGGAACAAAAAGATTCTTTACTGAAGAAGCTAACAGACATAGAGGCAGAAAATGCG CAACTTCGAGTTAAACTTCAGGACAAAGAAAAGGAGTTGGAACAACTCACATCACTCTTGGAAAATGAGAAG GAGAATGCCAAGACCACGAGTGAGCTGTCCAAAGTTCTGGAGTCCACACGGGCGCATCTCCAGGGACAGTTACGGAGCAAAGAGGCTGAAAATAACCGGCTCAGTGTTCAGATTAAG AACCTGGAGCGGACGGCCAATCAGCAGCAGGGTGAGATGGACCACCTGCAGGCCCAGCTGCGGGGGCTGAGGGAGCGGGCCGACGGGGACAAGGAGGCCCTGAAGCGGGCCACGCGGGCACAGAAGCACCGGGCAGAGCGCAGCGAGGACGCCGCCGGGCAGCTGGGTGCCAAGCTGATGGAGATT GAGGCTCAGCTGGCTGACGCCGTGTCTGCAGCTGAGACCTGGAGCAACCGCCACGCCAAGGAGGTGAAGGTCAAGAGCCAGATGGAGACCGAGATCTCCATCCTGAACCG GCGAATACTAGACCTCACGGAGCAGCTGCAACATGTGGAGGACAAGTCGCGAGTGGAGAGGGAAGGGCTGCTGGACCGTCTTCATGGGCTGACCACAGATAGCACTTCAGCCAGACTGGAGAACCAGAGTCTGAAG GCCACTCTGAATACGCTGGAGGAGAAGCTGTCTCTGTCCCAGTCTGAGGTGCAGCAGGTGAAGAGCTCTGTGAAGCAGTACGAGAGTCTGGTGGACAGCTACAAAGCACAG CTGCAGAAGGCCCGGGTGGAGGCGGACGACTACAGCCTGCGTCTGGAGAAGGCGGAGCGGGAGGCGCGGGCGGTGCGCGAGGAGCTGGACCAGGAGATCGAGCAGGTGAAGAAGGGCCTGCTGGAGCGCCTGGCGGAGCTGGAGCCGCTGCCCGAGGCCCTGCGGCGGTCggagctgcagctgcaggaggCCCAGGAGCACGAGAGGGCCCAGGACAGGAAGACCAGCGACATGACCAACGCCCTCGCAGAGCTGCGCATGAAG cTGGAGCAGCAGGCCAGTCAGCTGGAGATGGTGCGGCACAAGAACAtggtgctgctggaggagaaCAAACAGCTGCAGCACAGGGTGGAGGCCCTGGAccg CAAGCTTGAAGAGTCCCTAGCCCAGAACCGGGAGCTGATGCAAGTGATCTCCAAGCGGGAGGAGACCATCCATACCAATCAGGTCCGTTTGGAAGAGAAGTCCAGGGAATGCGCTGTTCTGACCCGCCAGCTAGAGGAAGCCCTGGAGGACGCTAGGAAGCAG GTAACCCAGACCAGAGAGCGTGCTGTGTCAAAAGAGAGGTCAACCCAGTCCAAGGTTCTGGACCTAGAGACCCAGTTGAGCAGAACCACCACGGAGCTGAGTCAGCTTCGGCGGACCAAAGAGGAG GCTGAGAGGCGATACCAGAGCAGGCTCCAGGATGTGAAGGATCGTCTGGAGCAGTCAGACAGCACTAATCGCAGTTTGCAAAATTACGTTCAGTTTCTAAAAGCCTCTTACGCCAGTGTGTTTGGTGACTCAGCACTCACCAGCTCATtccgccctccctcccctctctga
- the odf2a gene encoding outer dense fiber protein 2 isoform X3, giving the protein MRTSPSSPPLHVHVSDNTPVHVHVKKSPKTSSPKKAKKKMNSDGLRPTAKVKTRVPWIPPGRSSTRVPSFKWEGPTHQLEITPLDDREPSPAALRLEDLSTDEEEVLHGRISQYEKKIDSLMTEVSSLKSEVELRRKEQLLERQSERLSVSQRVIAEQEEELAEVTKELEVTEFENSRLRESMDKILEESDFSRLEKESLLQEKDLLLKKLLEAELDGTAAAKQVSALRETVSRVSRSTSEKRLSGSDSSLMAKQKDLLLEKLETFEGTNRTLRHLLREQHGREMDSLRLMEQKDSLLKKLTDIEAENAQLRVKLQDKEKELEQLTSLLENEKENAKTTSELSKVLESTRAHLQGQLRSKEAENNRLSVQIKNLERTANQQQGEMDHLQAQLRGLRERADGDKEALKRATRAQKHRAERSEDAAGQLGAKLMEIEAQLADAVSAAETWSNRHAKEVKVKSQMETEISILNRRILDLTEQLQHVEDKSRVEREGLLDRLHGLTTDSTSARLENQSLKATLNTLEEKLSLSQSEVQQVKSSVKQYESLVDSYKAQLQKARVEADDYSLRLEKAEREARAVREELDQEIEQVKKGLLERLAELEPLPEALRRSELQLQEAQEHERAQDRKTSDMTNALAELRMKLEQQASQLEMVRHKNMVLLEENKQLQHRVEALDRKLEESLAQNRELMQVISKREETIHTNQVRLEEKSRECAVLTRQLEEALEDARKQVTQTRERAVSKERSTQSKVLDLETQLSRTTTELSQLRRTKEEAERRYQSRLQDVKDRLEQSDSTNRSLQNYVQFLKASYASVFGDSALTSSFRPPSPL; this is encoded by the exons ATGAGAACAAGCCCCTCTTCACCTCCGTTGCATGTGCACGTGTCAGACAACACACCTGTGCATGTCCATGTGAAGAAGAGTCCGAAGACCAGTTCACCCAAGAAG GCAAAGAAAAAGATGAACTCTGATGGTTTGCGTCCCACGGCCAAGGTGAAGACGCGGGTGCCATGGATACCCCCTGGCAGGAGCTCCACTCGGGTGCCCTCGTTCAAGTGGGAG GGGCCGACACACCAGCTGGAGATCACCCCTCTCGATGACCGCGAGCCGTCCCCTGCAGCGCTGCGCCTGGAGGACCTGTCCACTGACGAGGAGGAGGTCCTGCACGGCCGCATCAGCCAGTACGAGAAGAAGATCGATAGCCTGATGACGGAGGTCAGCTCACTCAAGAGTGAG GTGGAGTTGCGCAGAAAGGAGCAGCTCCTGGAGCGTCAGTCTGAGAGACTCAGTGTTTCCCAACGGGTCATCGCTGAGCAGGAAGAGGAATTGGCTGAGGTCACCAAAGAGCTGGAGGTCACGGAGTTTGAAAATTCCCGCCTCCGGGAGTCTATGGATAAGATCCTGGAGGAGTCGGACTTCAGCAG gctGGAGAAGGAGAGTCTGCTGCAGGAGAAGGACCTGCTCCTCAAGAAGCTTCTGGAGGCTGAGCTGGACGGCACAGCAGCTGCTAAGCAGGTGTCCGCACTCAGGGAGACGGTCAGCCGCGTGTCCCGCAGCACCAGT GAGAAGAGGCTGTCAGGGTCTGACTCCTCACTCATGGCTAAACAGAAGGATCTGCTTCTAGAGAAGCTGGAGACGTTTGAAGGCACCAATCGGACACTTCGCCACCTCCTGAGGGAGCAGCATGGGCGCGAG ATGGACTCATTACGTCTAATGGAACAAAAAGATTCTTTACTGAAGAAGCTAACAGACATAGAGGCAGAAAATGCG CAACTTCGAGTTAAACTTCAGGACAAAGAAAAGGAGTTGGAACAACTCACATCACTCTTGGAAAATGAGAAG GAGAATGCCAAGACCACGAGTGAGCTGTCCAAAGTTCTGGAGTCCACACGGGCGCATCTCCAGGGACAGTTACGGAGCAAAGAGGCTGAAAATAACCGGCTCAGTGTTCAGATTAAG AACCTGGAGCGGACGGCCAATCAGCAGCAGGGTGAGATGGACCACCTGCAGGCCCAGCTGCGGGGGCTGAGGGAGCGGGCCGACGGGGACAAGGAGGCCCTGAAGCGGGCCACGCGGGCACAGAAGCACCGGGCAGAGCGCAGCGAGGACGCCGCCGGGCAGCTGGGTGCCAAGCTGATGGAGATT GAGGCTCAGCTGGCTGACGCCGTGTCTGCAGCTGAGACCTGGAGCAACCGCCACGCCAAGGAGGTGAAGGTCAAGAGCCAGATGGAGACCGAGATCTCCATCCTGAACCG GCGAATACTAGACCTCACGGAGCAGCTGCAACATGTGGAGGACAAGTCGCGAGTGGAGAGGGAAGGGCTGCTGGACCGTCTTCATGGGCTGACCACAGATAGCACTTCAGCCAGACTGGAGAACCAGAGTCTGAAG GCCACTCTGAATACGCTGGAGGAGAAGCTGTCTCTGTCCCAGTCTGAGGTGCAGCAGGTGAAGAGCTCTGTGAAGCAGTACGAGAGTCTGGTGGACAGCTACAAAGCACAG CTGCAGAAGGCCCGGGTGGAGGCGGACGACTACAGCCTGCGTCTGGAGAAGGCGGAGCGGGAGGCGCGGGCGGTGCGCGAGGAGCTGGACCAGGAGATCGAGCAGGTGAAGAAGGGCCTGCTGGAGCGCCTGGCGGAGCTGGAGCCGCTGCCCGAGGCCCTGCGGCGGTCggagctgcagctgcaggaggCCCAGGAGCACGAGAGGGCCCAGGACAGGAAGACCAGCGACATGACCAACGCCCTCGCAGAGCTGCGCATGAAG cTGGAGCAGCAGGCCAGTCAGCTGGAGATGGTGCGGCACAAGAACAtggtgctgctggaggagaaCAAACAGCTGCAGCACAGGGTGGAGGCCCTGGAccg CAAGCTTGAAGAGTCCCTAGCCCAGAACCGGGAGCTGATGCAAGTGATCTCCAAGCGGGAGGAGACCATCCATACCAATCAGGTCCGTTTGGAAGAGAAGTCCAGGGAATGCGCTGTTCTGACCCGCCAGCTAGAGGAAGCCCTGGAGGACGCTAGGAAGCAG GTAACCCAGACCAGAGAGCGTGCTGTGTCAAAAGAGAGGTCAACCCAGTCCAAGGTTCTGGACCTAGAGACCCAGTTGAGCAGAACCACCACGGAGCTGAGTCAGCTTCGGCGGACCAAAGAGGAG GCTGAGAGGCGATACCAGAGCAGGCTCCAGGATGTGAAGGATCGTCTGGAGCAGTCAGACAGCACTAATCGCAGTTTGCAAAATTACGTTCAGTTTCTAAAAGCCTCTTACGCCAGTGTGTTTGGTGACTCAGCACTCACCAGCTCATtccgccctccctcccctctctga
- the odf2a gene encoding outer dense fiber protein 2 isoform X2, producing the protein MKAMRTSPSSPPLHVHVSDNTPVHVHVKKSPKTSSPKKAKKKMNSDGLRPTAKVKTRVPWIPPGRSSTRVPSFKWEGPTHQLEITPLDDREPSPAALRLEDLSTDEEEVLHGRISQYEKKIDSLMTEVSSLKSEVELRRKEQLLERQSERLSVSQRVIAEQEEELAEVTKELEVTEFENSRLRESMDKILEESDFSRLEKESLLQEKDLLLKKLLEAELDGTAAAKQVSALRETVSRVSRSTSEKRLSGSDSSLMAKQKDLLLEKLETFEGTNRTLRHLLREQHGREMDSLRLMEQKDSLLKKLTDIEAENAQLRVKLQDKEKELEQLTSLLENEKENAKTTSELSKVLESTRAHLQGQLRSKEAENNRLSVQIKNLERTANQQQGEMDHLQAQLRGLRERADGDKEALKRATRAQKHRAERSEDAAGQLGAKLMEIEAQLADAVSAAETWSNRHAKEVKVKSQMETEISILNRRILDLTEQLQHVEDKSRVEREGLLDRLHGLTTDSTSARLENQSLKATLNTLEEKLSLSQSEVQQVKSSVKQYESLVDSYKAQLQKARVEADDYSLRLEKAEREARAVREELDQEIEQVKKGLLERLAELEPLPEALRRSELQLQEAQEHERAQDRKTSDMTNALAELRMKLEQQASQLEMVRHKNMVLLEENKQLQHRVEALDRKLEESLAQNRELMQVISKREETIHTNQVRLEEKSRECAVLTRQLEEALEDARKQVTQTRERAVSKERSTQSKVLDLETQLSRTTTELSQLRRTKEEAERRYQSRLQDVKDRLEQSDSTNRSLQNYVQFLKASYASVFGDSALTSSFRPPSPL; encoded by the exons ATG AAAGCAATGAGAACAAGCCCCTCTTCACCTCCGTTGCATGTGCACGTGTCAGACAACACACCTGTGCATGTCCATGTGAAGAAGAGTCCGAAGACCAGTTCACCCAAGAAG GCAAAGAAAAAGATGAACTCTGATGGTTTGCGTCCCACGGCCAAGGTGAAGACGCGGGTGCCATGGATACCCCCTGGCAGGAGCTCCACTCGGGTGCCCTCGTTCAAGTGGGAG GGGCCGACACACCAGCTGGAGATCACCCCTCTCGATGACCGCGAGCCGTCCCCTGCAGCGCTGCGCCTGGAGGACCTGTCCACTGACGAGGAGGAGGTCCTGCACGGCCGCATCAGCCAGTACGAGAAGAAGATCGATAGCCTGATGACGGAGGTCAGCTCACTCAAGAGTGAG GTGGAGTTGCGCAGAAAGGAGCAGCTCCTGGAGCGTCAGTCTGAGAGACTCAGTGTTTCCCAACGGGTCATCGCTGAGCAGGAAGAGGAATTGGCTGAGGTCACCAAAGAGCTGGAGGTCACGGAGTTTGAAAATTCCCGCCTCCGGGAGTCTATGGATAAGATCCTGGAGGAGTCGGACTTCAGCAG gctGGAGAAGGAGAGTCTGCTGCAGGAGAAGGACCTGCTCCTCAAGAAGCTTCTGGAGGCTGAGCTGGACGGCACAGCAGCTGCTAAGCAGGTGTCCGCACTCAGGGAGACGGTCAGCCGCGTGTCCCGCAGCACCAGT GAGAAGAGGCTGTCAGGGTCTGACTCCTCACTCATGGCTAAACAGAAGGATCTGCTTCTAGAGAAGCTGGAGACGTTTGAAGGCACCAATCGGACACTTCGCCACCTCCTGAGGGAGCAGCATGGGCGCGAG ATGGACTCATTACGTCTAATGGAACAAAAAGATTCTTTACTGAAGAAGCTAACAGACATAGAGGCAGAAAATGCG CAACTTCGAGTTAAACTTCAGGACAAAGAAAAGGAGTTGGAACAACTCACATCACTCTTGGAAAATGAGAAG GAGAATGCCAAGACCACGAGTGAGCTGTCCAAAGTTCTGGAGTCCACACGGGCGCATCTCCAGGGACAGTTACGGAGCAAAGAGGCTGAAAATAACCGGCTCAGTGTTCAGATTAAG AACCTGGAGCGGACGGCCAATCAGCAGCAGGGTGAGATGGACCACCTGCAGGCCCAGCTGCGGGGGCTGAGGGAGCGGGCCGACGGGGACAAGGAGGCCCTGAAGCGGGCCACGCGGGCACAGAAGCACCGGGCAGAGCGCAGCGAGGACGCCGCCGGGCAGCTGGGTGCCAAGCTGATGGAGATT GAGGCTCAGCTGGCTGACGCCGTGTCTGCAGCTGAGACCTGGAGCAACCGCCACGCCAAGGAGGTGAAGGTCAAGAGCCAGATGGAGACCGAGATCTCCATCCTGAACCG GCGAATACTAGACCTCACGGAGCAGCTGCAACATGTGGAGGACAAGTCGCGAGTGGAGAGGGAAGGGCTGCTGGACCGTCTTCATGGGCTGACCACAGATAGCACTTCAGCCAGACTGGAGAACCAGAGTCTGAAG GCCACTCTGAATACGCTGGAGGAGAAGCTGTCTCTGTCCCAGTCTGAGGTGCAGCAGGTGAAGAGCTCTGTGAAGCAGTACGAGAGTCTGGTGGACAGCTACAAAGCACAG CTGCAGAAGGCCCGGGTGGAGGCGGACGACTACAGCCTGCGTCTGGAGAAGGCGGAGCGGGAGGCGCGGGCGGTGCGCGAGGAGCTGGACCAGGAGATCGAGCAGGTGAAGAAGGGCCTGCTGGAGCGCCTGGCGGAGCTGGAGCCGCTGCCCGAGGCCCTGCGGCGGTCggagctgcagctgcaggaggCCCAGGAGCACGAGAGGGCCCAGGACAGGAAGACCAGCGACATGACCAACGCCCTCGCAGAGCTGCGCATGAAG cTGGAGCAGCAGGCCAGTCAGCTGGAGATGGTGCGGCACAAGAACAtggtgctgctggaggagaaCAAACAGCTGCAGCACAGGGTGGAGGCCCTGGAccg CAAGCTTGAAGAGTCCCTAGCCCAGAACCGGGAGCTGATGCAAGTGATCTCCAAGCGGGAGGAGACCATCCATACCAATCAGGTCCGTTTGGAAGAGAAGTCCAGGGAATGCGCTGTTCTGACCCGCCAGCTAGAGGAAGCCCTGGAGGACGCTAGGAAGCAG GTAACCCAGACCAGAGAGCGTGCTGTGTCAAAAGAGAGGTCAACCCAGTCCAAGGTTCTGGACCTAGAGACCCAGTTGAGCAGAACCACCACGGAGCTGAGTCAGCTTCGGCGGACCAAAGAGGAG GCTGAGAGGCGATACCAGAGCAGGCTCCAGGATGTGAAGGATCGTCTGGAGCAGTCAGACAGCACTAATCGCAGTTTGCAAAATTACGTTCAGTTTCTAAAAGCCTCTTACGCCAGTGTGTTTGGTGACTCAGCACTCACCAGCTCATtccgccctccctcccctctctga